In a single window of the Oryctolagus cuniculus chromosome 2, mOryCun1.1, whole genome shotgun sequence genome:
- the PPP2R2A gene encoding serine/threonine-protein phosphatase 2A 55 kDa regulatory subunit B alpha isoform isoform X1: MATLQSDIISTVEFNHSGELLATGDKGGRVVIFQQEQENKIQSHSRGEYNVYSTFQSHEPEFDYLKSLEIEEKINKIRWLPQKNAAQFLLSTNDKTIKLWKISERDKRPEGYNLKEEDGRYRDPTTVTTLRVPVFRPMDLMVEASPRRIFANAHTYHINSISINSDYETYLSADDLRINLWHLEITDRSFNIVDIKPANMEELTEVITAAEFHPNSCNTFVYSSSKGTIRLCDMRASALCDRHSKLFEEPEDPSNRSFFSEIISSISDVKFSHSGRYMMTRDYLSVKIWDLNMENRPVETYQVHEYLRSKLCSLYENDCIFDKFECCWNGSDSVVMTGSYNNFFRMFDRNTKRDITLEASRENNKPRTVLKPRKVCASGKRKKDEISVDSLDFNKKILHTAWHPKENIIAVATTNNLYIFQDKVN, from the exons CAGATATAATTTCTACGGTAGAATTTAATCATTCTGGAGAGTTACTAGCAACAGGAGATAAAGGTGGTAGAGTCGTCATCTTTCAACAGGAGCAGGAG aACAAAATCCAGTCTCATAGCAGAGGAGAATACAATGTTTACAGCACCTTCCAGAGCCATGAACCAGAGTTTGACTACTTGAAAAGtttagaaatagaagaaaagatcaacaaaattagGTGGTTACCCCAGAAAAATGCTGCTCAGTTTCTATTGTCTACCAATG ataaaacaataaaattatggaaaattagTGAAAGGGACAAAAGACCAGAAGGGTATAACTTGAAAGAGGAAGATGGAAGATATAGAGATCCTACTACGGTTACTACACTACGA GTGCCAGTCTTTAGGCCCATGGATCTAATGGTCGAGGCCAGTCCACGAAGAATATTTGCCAATGCTCATACATATCACATCAACTCAATTTCTATTAATAGTGATTATGAAACTTATTTATCTGCAGATGATTTGCGGATTAATCTTTGGCATCTGGAAATTACAGACAGGAGTTTTA ATATTGTGGATATCAAACCTGCCAATATGGAAGAACTAACGGAAGTAATTACAGCAGCAGAATTCCATCCAAATAGCTGTAACACGTTTGTATACAGCAGCAGTAAAGGAACTATTCGGTTATGTGACATGAGGGCATCTGCCCTCTGTGATAGGCATTCTAAAT tgTTTGAAGAACCAGAAGACCCCAGTAACAGGTCATTTTTTTCCGAAATCATCTCCTCTATATCTGATGTAAAATTCAGCCATAGTGGTCGATATATGATGACTAGAGACTATTTGTCAGTCAAAATTTGGGACTTAAATATGGAAAACAGGCCtgtggaaacataccag GTGCATGAGTACCTCAGAAGTAAGCTTTGTTCACTGTATGAAAATGACTGCATATTTGACAAATTTGAATGTTGTTGGAATGGATCTGACAG TGTTGTCATGACTGGATCTTATAATAATTTCTTCAGAATGTTTGACAGGAACACAAAACGAGACATAACCCTAGAAGCATCACGGGAAAACAATAAGCCTCGCACAGTGTTGAAGCCACGGAAAGTCTGTGCGAGTGGCAAGCGAAAGAAAGATGAAATAAGCGTTGACAGCCTAGACTTCAACAAGAAAATCCTTCATACAGCCTGGCACCCCAAGGAAAATATCATTGCTGTAGCTACCACAAACAATCTGTATATATTTCAAGACAAAGTGAATTAG
- the PPP2R2A gene encoding serine/threonine-protein phosphatase 2A 55 kDa regulatory subunit B alpha isoform, with product MAGAGGGNDIQWCFSQVKGAVDDDVAEADIISTVEFNHSGELLATGDKGGRVVIFQQEQENKIQSHSRGEYNVYSTFQSHEPEFDYLKSLEIEEKINKIRWLPQKNAAQFLLSTNDKTIKLWKISERDKRPEGYNLKEEDGRYRDPTTVTTLRVPVFRPMDLMVEASPRRIFANAHTYHINSISINSDYETYLSADDLRINLWHLEITDRSFNIVDIKPANMEELTEVITAAEFHPNSCNTFVYSSSKGTIRLCDMRASALCDRHSKLFEEPEDPSNRSFFSEIISSISDVKFSHSGRYMMTRDYLSVKIWDLNMENRPVETYQVHEYLRSKLCSLYENDCIFDKFECCWNGSDSVVMTGSYNNFFRMFDRNTKRDITLEASRENNKPRTVLKPRKVCASGKRKKDEISVDSLDFNKKILHTAWHPKENIIAVATTNNLYIFQDKVN from the exons CAGATATAATTTCTACGGTAGAATTTAATCATTCTGGAGAGTTACTAGCAACAGGAGATAAAGGTGGTAGAGTCGTCATCTTTCAACAGGAGCAGGAG aACAAAATCCAGTCTCATAGCAGAGGAGAATACAATGTTTACAGCACCTTCCAGAGCCATGAACCAGAGTTTGACTACTTGAAAAGtttagaaatagaagaaaagatcaacaaaattagGTGGTTACCCCAGAAAAATGCTGCTCAGTTTCTATTGTCTACCAATG ataaaacaataaaattatggaaaattagTGAAAGGGACAAAAGACCAGAAGGGTATAACTTGAAAGAGGAAGATGGAAGATATAGAGATCCTACTACGGTTACTACACTACGA GTGCCAGTCTTTAGGCCCATGGATCTAATGGTCGAGGCCAGTCCACGAAGAATATTTGCCAATGCTCATACATATCACATCAACTCAATTTCTATTAATAGTGATTATGAAACTTATTTATCTGCAGATGATTTGCGGATTAATCTTTGGCATCTGGAAATTACAGACAGGAGTTTTA ATATTGTGGATATCAAACCTGCCAATATGGAAGAACTAACGGAAGTAATTACAGCAGCAGAATTCCATCCAAATAGCTGTAACACGTTTGTATACAGCAGCAGTAAAGGAACTATTCGGTTATGTGACATGAGGGCATCTGCCCTCTGTGATAGGCATTCTAAAT tgTTTGAAGAACCAGAAGACCCCAGTAACAGGTCATTTTTTTCCGAAATCATCTCCTCTATATCTGATGTAAAATTCAGCCATAGTGGTCGATATATGATGACTAGAGACTATTTGTCAGTCAAAATTTGGGACTTAAATATGGAAAACAGGCCtgtggaaacataccag GTGCATGAGTACCTCAGAAGTAAGCTTTGTTCACTGTATGAAAATGACTGCATATTTGACAAATTTGAATGTTGTTGGAATGGATCTGACAG TGTTGTCATGACTGGATCTTATAATAATTTCTTCAGAATGTTTGACAGGAACACAAAACGAGACATAACCCTAGAAGCATCACGGGAAAACAATAAGCCTCGCACAGTGTTGAAGCCACGGAAAGTCTGTGCGAGTGGCAAGCGAAAGAAAGATGAAATAAGCGTTGACAGCCTAGACTTCAACAAGAAAATCCTTCATACAGCCTGGCACCCCAAGGAAAATATCATTGCTGTAGCTACCACAAACAATCTGTATATATTTCAAGACAAAGTGAATTAG
- the PPP2R2A gene encoding serine/threonine-protein phosphatase 2A 55 kDa regulatory subunit B alpha isoform isoform X2, which yields MDLMVEASPRRIFANAHTYHINSISINSDYETYLSADDLRINLWHLEITDRSFNIVDIKPANMEELTEVITAAEFHPNSCNTFVYSSSKGTIRLCDMRASALCDRHSKLFEEPEDPSNRSFFSEIISSISDVKFSHSGRYMMTRDYLSVKIWDLNMENRPVETYQVHEYLRSKLCSLYENDCIFDKFECCWNGSDSVVMTGSYNNFFRMFDRNTKRDITLEASRENNKPRTVLKPRKVCASGKRKKDEISVDSLDFNKKILHTAWHPKENIIAVATTNNLYIFQDKVN from the exons ATGGATCTAATGGTCGAGGCCAGTCCACGAAGAATATTTGCCAATGCTCATACATATCACATCAACTCAATTTCTATTAATAGTGATTATGAAACTTATTTATCTGCAGATGATTTGCGGATTAATCTTTGGCATCTGGAAATTACAGACAGGAGTTTTA ATATTGTGGATATCAAACCTGCCAATATGGAAGAACTAACGGAAGTAATTACAGCAGCAGAATTCCATCCAAATAGCTGTAACACGTTTGTATACAGCAGCAGTAAAGGAACTATTCGGTTATGTGACATGAGGGCATCTGCCCTCTGTGATAGGCATTCTAAAT tgTTTGAAGAACCAGAAGACCCCAGTAACAGGTCATTTTTTTCCGAAATCATCTCCTCTATATCTGATGTAAAATTCAGCCATAGTGGTCGATATATGATGACTAGAGACTATTTGTCAGTCAAAATTTGGGACTTAAATATGGAAAACAGGCCtgtggaaacataccag GTGCATGAGTACCTCAGAAGTAAGCTTTGTTCACTGTATGAAAATGACTGCATATTTGACAAATTTGAATGTTGTTGGAATGGATCTGACAG TGTTGTCATGACTGGATCTTATAATAATTTCTTCAGAATGTTTGACAGGAACACAAAACGAGACATAACCCTAGAAGCATCACGGGAAAACAATAAGCCTCGCACAGTGTTGAAGCCACGGAAAGTCTGTGCGAGTGGCAAGCGAAAGAAAGATGAAATAAGCGTTGACAGCCTAGACTTCAACAAGAAAATCCTTCATACAGCCTGGCACCCCAAGGAAAATATCATTGCTGTAGCTACCACAAACAATCTGTATATATTTCAAGACAAAGTGAATTAG